The Xylanibacillus composti genome window below encodes:
- a CDS encoding DEAD/DEAH box helicase produces MQETLFQWFADRFGKPTAMQREAWRAIERGSHTLIAAPTGSGKTLAAFFPCLKRIVEGKAKPDGRRGVRVLYVTPLKALNNDVYEHIVGFAAEWRSRLSPAVADQYAVHAAVRTGDTPQSTRASILRQPPDVLVTTPESLYLMLTSPKAREVLRTVHAVIVDEIHALAASSRGAHLSLSLERLAALAEQPLQRIGVSATQKPVDRVARFLSGWEQRGEPRPVEVVESREEKPLHVQVTVPDRTVPLGSGGRDAAWQPLLHVLAAQMEGARSVIVFVNSRRLAERLTLRLNDFFGGEIARSHHGSVSREKRLEAERLLREGNLRCIVATSSLELGIDIGYIDKVIQLDSPGEAAAGIQRIGRAGHAVQGESRGVIVARMPGQLAESAVLGRLIRGREIEDIHIPRQLPDVLCQQIIAMVAVESMPVDELIRRIDRSDSYTGMPREELERWLRLLSGYYPFVKPLLHWHREPGLLEPTAKTGPAAIMGAGTIPRSANYAVVHSESRQRIGDLDEEYVQESRPGDVFQLGAQAWMIRRMDPDRIWVTEVRNPYSEIPFWRSEAAGRSFKLGTRIGCFHEEFIARLKQDVKAAENWLAGEYSMEPQAAEQLTSLFVRQLDVCPVPTNERIVLEHFRDVDGKMHIVLHTVWGLRVNRAWMMAVEQLLKQVSSSGVYANAKNNGVEIVFPEWDSSWLSQLWKVNAGNAESLLREALAGSAMFAVAFRRMAETSLLLSRGYSRVPMWRQRLRSEELLKEALPYADDFPLLEEALRHCMLEWGDLPRLLEVLRRMEEGYLQVDVVETEMPSPFASQFLADYINTRIYEADAFGPELQAQLLHVQREAAAHWLGTDTWRNTVPAEALEEVRGHLEQEARAIDNEEAVYQLLKKRGDLSDRELLQAIRSSWRQTSPVEQQQESFPGEQDAPASFPDLAPDEGQVQEWVRQLKRQKRIMLQPYGQEQRWICCDEQHDYANLAASPRAQLLVLTRFMDHRLSFTKAEISRRYQLEPVLVEQWLAAQVEQGRVEAAPFADVEESTGEPDHWLSAKVASRLLRVSLHHIRRNTKPLPPEAWCAYLMHEHGLLPGRQAAGSAGLLQAIRRLQGLFFPLSQWESLIFPSRLRGYRKRDLDELCASGEIIWMGRKEPQAREGSIAFFLREDEELYRPFLRRNGETNQPELLQLLRTRGASFLTELARARGQAPSDTLSALMDLVWEGHVSNDQFAPLRLQSARRGSGFARAGSGQGRWFALLTKGDSESIADREQAAEPLSPAPPAQTSVAANSGKAATAANLTSASEWALHLLRQFGIVSREIASFAPYSWDSLQGIYRQLEEWGHAVRGFFIEGAESLQWMSKETAEQLGKRSPIVKTSHPDDDAVSLRMLVPLNRADQKDAEAEASARRKPTGEMWVLSAVDPVNPYGIWLPWPQKEGIAFSRKNGHYLLFRDGRWAIWIEQAGKKISHLEPWTGEQEEVRQFKQALQQMMHTRGMKKIRIETWNGVPAAECEAAEILQRQGAERDQSALVFWPSSF; encoded by the coding sequence ATGCAGGAGACACTGTTCCAGTGGTTTGCCGATCGATTCGGGAAGCCGACCGCCATGCAGCGGGAAGCGTGGCGGGCCATTGAACGCGGCAGCCACACCCTGATCGCCGCGCCGACCGGATCAGGCAAGACGCTGGCTGCTTTTTTCCCTTGCCTGAAGCGGATTGTGGAAGGGAAGGCGAAGCCAGACGGCAGACGCGGCGTACGCGTGCTGTATGTGACGCCGCTCAAGGCGCTCAACAATGACGTATACGAGCATATTGTCGGCTTTGCCGCGGAATGGCGAAGTCGGCTGTCTCCAGCTGTCGCCGATCAATATGCCGTGCATGCCGCTGTAAGAACTGGCGATACACCGCAGAGCACGCGCGCTTCTATCTTGCGGCAGCCGCCGGATGTGCTCGTTACGACGCCGGAATCGCTCTATTTGATGCTCACCTCGCCGAAGGCCAGAGAGGTGCTGCGTACCGTGCATGCCGTGATCGTTGATGAGATCCATGCGCTGGCGGCCTCTTCTCGGGGAGCGCATCTCTCGCTGTCGCTGGAACGGCTGGCTGCGTTAGCGGAGCAGCCCCTGCAGCGTATCGGCGTTTCCGCAACCCAGAAACCGGTAGACCGTGTCGCCCGATTTCTAAGCGGCTGGGAACAACGAGGGGAGCCCCGGCCGGTCGAAGTAGTAGAAAGCCGCGAAGAGAAGCCGCTGCATGTACAGGTAACCGTGCCGGATCGCACCGTTCCGCTCGGCAGCGGCGGCCGGGACGCCGCTTGGCAGCCGCTGCTGCATGTGCTCGCAGCACAAATGGAGGGAGCCCGATCGGTCATTGTCTTCGTGAACAGCCGCCGGCTGGCGGAACGTCTGACATTGCGGCTCAATGATTTCTTTGGCGGCGAAATCGCCCGTTCCCATCATGGAAGCGTCTCTCGGGAGAAGCGGCTGGAGGCCGAGCGGCTTTTGCGTGAGGGCAACCTTCGCTGCATCGTGGCGACCTCCTCCTTGGAACTCGGCATCGATATCGGTTATATCGACAAGGTGATTCAGCTCGATTCGCCCGGTGAAGCTGCCGCGGGCATTCAACGAATTGGCCGCGCCGGCCATGCCGTGCAAGGGGAAAGCCGCGGAGTGATCGTCGCGCGGATGCCTGGCCAGCTCGCAGAATCTGCAGTGCTTGGCCGTCTGATCCGGGGGCGCGAGATAGAAGATATTCACATTCCTCGCCAATTGCCGGACGTCTTGTGCCAGCAAATCATTGCGATGGTAGCCGTCGAGTCTATGCCGGTCGATGAGCTGATCCGGCGGATCGATCGCAGCGACAGCTACACCGGCATGCCGCGCGAAGAGCTGGAGAGATGGCTGCGCCTGCTTTCGGGGTACTATCCATTCGTCAAGCCGCTCTTGCATTGGCATAGGGAACCGGGACTGCTCGAGCCAACGGCAAAGACAGGTCCCGCAGCTATTATGGGCGCTGGCACTATACCGCGCTCGGCGAACTATGCGGTTGTGCACAGTGAATCCAGGCAGCGTATCGGCGATCTGGACGAAGAGTACGTTCAGGAGAGCAGGCCGGGCGACGTGTTTCAGCTTGGCGCGCAGGCATGGATGATTCGGCGGATGGACCCGGACCGAATCTGGGTAACGGAGGTGCGCAATCCTTACAGCGAAATTCCGTTTTGGCGTTCAGAGGCCGCTGGCCGTTCGTTCAAGCTTGGGACAAGAATCGGCTGCTTTCATGAAGAGTTCATTGCTCGGTTGAAGCAGGATGTGAAAGCAGCGGAAAATTGGCTGGCAGGGGAATACAGCATGGAGCCGCAGGCTGCTGAGCAGCTGACGTCCTTGTTCGTTCGCCAGCTGGATGTTTGCCCGGTGCCGACAAACGAGCGAATCGTGCTGGAGCATTTCCGCGATGTGGATGGGAAGATGCATATCGTGCTGCACACAGTCTGGGGTCTGCGGGTAAACCGAGCCTGGATGATGGCAGTCGAGCAGCTGCTGAAACAAGTCTCGTCCTCCGGCGTGTATGCGAACGCCAAAAACAACGGTGTGGAAATAGTTTTTCCCGAATGGGATTCTTCTTGGCTGTCCCAGCTTTGGAAGGTGAATGCCGGGAACGCGGAATCCTTGCTGCGCGAAGCGCTGGCGGGCAGCGCAATGTTCGCAGTCGCCTTTCGTCGCATGGCGGAAACCTCGTTGCTTTTATCCAGGGGATACAGTCGCGTGCCAATGTGGCGGCAGCGGCTGCGCAGCGAGGAGCTGCTGAAGGAAGCGCTGCCCTACGCAGATGATTTCCCGCTGCTGGAGGAAGCGCTCCGCCACTGCATGCTGGAGTGGGGCGATCTGCCCAGGCTGCTCGAAGTGCTGCGGCGAATGGAAGAAGGGTATCTGCAGGTGGACGTGGTGGAAACTGAAATGCCGTCCCCGTTTGCCTCGCAATTTCTGGCCGATTACATCAATACCCGCATTTATGAGGCTGATGCATTCGGTCCCGAGCTGCAGGCGCAGCTGCTGCATGTTCAGAGGGAGGCCGCCGCACATTGGCTCGGTACAGACACATGGCGAAATACCGTGCCGGCTGAGGCGTTGGAAGAAGTGAGGGGACATCTGGAGCAGGAAGCAAGGGCAATCGACAATGAGGAAGCGGTCTATCAACTTCTAAAGAAGCGGGGCGACTTGTCCGATCGCGAGCTGCTGCAAGCCATTCGCTCCAGTTGGCGGCAGACGAGTCCAGTGGAACAGCAGCAGGAGTCATTCCCTGGCGAGCAGGATGCTCCGGCCTCCTTCCCGGATTTGGCGCCGGACGAAGGGCAAGTGCAGGAATGGGTGCGGCAATTGAAGCGGCAGAAGCGGATTATGCTGCAGCCGTACGGGCAGGAACAACGGTGGATATGCTGTGACGAGCAACATGATTATGCCAATCTGGCGGCATCGCCAAGAGCCCAGCTGCTTGTTCTGACCCGCTTCATGGATCACAGGCTGTCCTTCACCAAAGCCGAAATCTCGCGACGATATCAATTGGAACCGGTCTTGGTCGAGCAATGGTTAGCCGCTCAAGTCGAACAAGGCAGGGTGGAAGCCGCGCCATTCGCGGATGTAGAGGAGTCGACCGGCGAGCCTGACCATTGGCTCAGCGCCAAGGTAGCCAGCCGTCTGCTGCGCGTTTCGCTTCACCATATTCGACGCAATACGAAGCCGCTTCCTCCCGAAGCTTGGTGTGCCTACCTCATGCATGAGCACGGCTTGCTTCCCGGCAGGCAGGCGGCAGGCAGTGCAGGATTGCTGCAGGCTATTCGCCGCTTGCAAGGCTTGTTTTTCCCACTATCGCAGTGGGAGAGTTTGATCTTCCCCTCCCGACTGCGGGGATACCGCAAACGGGATCTGGATGAACTTTGCGCCTCCGGTGAAATCATCTGGATGGGCCGCAAAGAGCCGCAAGCCCGGGAAGGGAGCATCGCGTTTTTCCTTCGTGAAGATGAGGAACTCTACCGTCCGTTCCTCAGGAGGAATGGTGAGACGAATCAGCCTGAACTGCTCCAATTGCTGCGGACACGCGGCGCCAGTTTCTTGACCGAATTGGCCCGCGCTCGCGGTCAGGCGCCATCAGACACATTATCTGCCCTAATGGATCTCGTCTGGGAGGGACATGTCTCCAACGACCAGTTTGCGCCGCTGCGCTTGCAGAGCGCTCGCCGAGGGAGCGGCTTTGCCCGCGCAGGCTCCGGGCAAGGCCGGTGGTTCGCCCTGTTAACCAAGGGCGACTCTGAGTCGATTGCCGATCGGGAGCAAGCTGCAGAACCTTTATCTCCTGCTCCGCCGGCGCAGACAAGTGTTGCAGCAAATTCGGGCAAAGCAGCAACGGCCGCCAACTTAACAAGCGCCTCGGAGTGGGCGCTGCATCTGCTGCGCCAATTCGGTATCGTTTCGCGCGAAATAGCATCATTCGCCCCTTATTCTTGGGACTCGTTGCAAGGCATCTATCGTCAGCTGGAAGAATGGGGACATGCTGTACGAGGCTTTTTTATCGAGGGAGCAGAATCGTTGCAGTGGATGTCCAAGGAAACGGCGGAGCAGCTAGGCAAGCGCAGTCCCATAGTGAAAACATCGCATCCAGATGACGATGCCGTATCATTGCGCATGCTTGTTCCATTGAATCGGGCAGACCAGAAGGATGCCGAAGCAGAAGCATCAGCCAGACGTAAGCCGACCGGAGAGATGTGGGTACTGTCAGCAGTAGATCCGGTTAATCCGTACGGCATATGGCTGCCGTGGCCGCAAAAAGAAGGAATCGCGTTCAGTAGAAAAAATGGTCATTACTTGCTGTTTCGAGACGGTCGTTGGGCCATATGGATCGAGCAGGCGGGAAAAAAGATTTCGCACCTCGAGCCGTGGACCGGAGAACAGGAAGAGGTGCGGCAGTTCAAACAAGCACTGCAGCAAATGATGCATACTCGCGGAATGAAAAAAATCAGAATCGAAACGTGGAACGGAGTACCTGCCGCCGAGTGTGAAGCCGCCGAAATCCTGCAACGGCAAGGCGCTGAACGTGACCAGTCCGCCTTAGTCTTCTGGCCAAGCTCCTTCTGA
- a CDS encoding DUF3298 and DUF4163 domain-containing protein: MNTNPLPLPVYPYRLNLPNGNILYPVVASYEYQAAAAKMNDTILQQTYRLLHEQGVPSNPQAESTGYYEVKTNERNVLSLSLFNYTFSGGAHGLTLQKSLTFDAETGRPYTLAELFKPNSGFEEKLTEMVRAQIRERDVPLLTDPPIVRPDADYYIADKALVIYYQVYEIAPYVYQFPYFPISVYSVQDMILEDGPLGRMIY, from the coding sequence ATGAACACCAATCCTCTACCTCTTCCTGTATATCCGTATCGACTCAATCTCCCGAACGGAAATATTCTTTATCCGGTTGTTGCTTCCTACGAATATCAGGCGGCAGCAGCCAAAATGAATGATACCATCCTCCAGCAAACGTACCGCCTGCTTCATGAGCAGGGAGTGCCGAGCAATCCGCAGGCGGAATCGACGGGATACTATGAGGTGAAGACAAATGAACGAAACGTGTTAAGCCTCTCGCTTTTCAACTATACCTTCAGTGGCGGCGCTCACGGCTTGACACTCCAGAAATCACTCACATTCGATGCCGAAACAGGCCGTCCTTATACGTTGGCGGAGCTGTTTAAACCGAATAGCGGCTTTGAGGAGAAACTAACCGAAATGGTCCGTGCCCAAATTAGAGAAAGGGACGTCCCGCTGCTGACCGATCCGCCGATAGTTCGACCAGACGCAGATTACTATATCGCGGACAAGGCGCTGGTGATCTACTATCAAGTGTACGAAATCGCACCCTACGTATACCAGTTCCCCTATTTTCCGATCTCGGTATACAGCGTGCAGGATATGATTCTCGAAGACGGACCGCTCGGACGCATGATTTACTGA
- a CDS encoding DNA-methyltransferase, whose translation MTLQPEEAARYASRLVRLHEPVTADAILDTTIQQDLFETLDYLPREFVDLLFIDPPYNISKSFNGKTFAKMDADQYTAWLDSWFSRLMPVLKPHASVYICGDWRSSHSIFEVASQYLHIQNRITWEREKGRGALTNWKNASEDIWFCTKSREYTFHVDRVKMKRKVLAPYRNAEGKPKDWEEQDSGNYRLTHPSNLWTDLTVPFWSMPENTDHPTQKPEKLVAKIILASSNEGDVVLDPFLGSGTTSVVAKKLGRRYIGIELDETYACLAEKRLDKADEDPAIQGYQDGVFWERNSLQEQGKEKKSRMKQADKPAASPDRTAVEANADGKRDKAETAQLELVIPEHIRDTD comes from the coding sequence ATGACGCTGCAGCCGGAAGAAGCTGCCCGTTACGCCAGCCGCCTGGTCCGCCTCCACGAGCCTGTGACAGCGGATGCCATCCTGGATACGACCATTCAGCAAGACCTCTTCGAAACACTGGATTACTTGCCGAGGGAATTCGTCGACCTGCTGTTCATCGACCCGCCCTATAATATCAGCAAATCCTTCAACGGCAAAACATTCGCCAAGATGGATGCCGATCAATATACCGCCTGGCTGGATTCATGGTTCTCGCGCCTGATGCCTGTGCTGAAGCCGCATGCGTCTGTCTACATATGCGGAGACTGGCGCTCCAGCCATTCCATCTTTGAGGTGGCCTCTCAATATTTGCATATTCAAAACCGCATTACATGGGAGAGGGAAAAAGGGCGGGGCGCCCTGACGAATTGGAAAAATGCATCCGAAGACATCTGGTTCTGCACGAAAAGCCGCGAATATACGTTCCATGTCGACCGGGTCAAGATGAAGCGAAAGGTGCTTGCTCCTTACCGCAATGCCGAAGGCAAGCCGAAGGATTGGGAGGAGCAGGACAGCGGCAACTATCGGCTAACCCATCCCTCCAACCTGTGGACCGACTTGACCGTCCCCTTCTGGTCGATGCCCGAGAATACAGACCATCCGACGCAAAAGCCGGAGAAGCTTGTCGCGAAGATCATTCTGGCCAGCTCCAACGAAGGCGATGTCGTTCTCGATCCCTTCCTCGGTTCGGGTACGACTTCGGTCGTAGCCAAGAAGCTTGGACGGCGCTATATCGGCATTGAATTGGACGAAACATACGCCTGCCTGGCGGAAAAGCGGCTCGACAAGGCCGATGAAGACCCTGCGATCCAAGGCTATCAGGACGGCGTATTCTGGGAACGCAACTCGCTGCAGGAGCAAGGCAAAGAGAAGAAAAGCCGAATGAAACAAGCAGATAAGCCTGCTGCGAGTCCAGACCGTACCGCAGTA